From Candidatus Palauibacter soopunensis, a single genomic window includes:
- a CDS encoding ribonuclease Z produces MSEAELTVVGCGTVVPEADRAASSYWISSPGTESAARTRVLFDCGPGALQALARLGLPWGKITDLAITHFHADHVGALPGLFFALKHGLPRPRGRPLTVWGPAGTRRFFEKLAGAYGDFVLNPGFSVLIEELSPGEARDLSGGPRLEAHKTPHTDESVAWRLDGESFSFGYTGDTGPSTELGSFMRGVSALVCECSLPDAQATDNHLSPARVAELAAAACPRLLVLTHVYPHLRTGHDVPRLVAEAGYAGATRVATEGLRVSLTNG; encoded by the coding sequence GTGAGCGAAGCGGAACTCACCGTCGTCGGGTGCGGGACGGTCGTCCCCGAAGCGGACCGGGCGGCCTCCTCCTACTGGATCTCGTCCCCGGGCACGGAATCCGCGGCGCGCACACGCGTCCTCTTCGACTGCGGTCCCGGAGCGCTGCAGGCGCTTGCCCGGCTCGGTCTGCCCTGGGGGAAGATCACCGACCTTGCGATCACCCACTTTCACGCGGATCACGTCGGCGCGCTGCCGGGACTCTTCTTCGCGCTGAAACACGGCCTCCCCCGGCCCCGCGGCCGGCCGCTCACGGTGTGGGGCCCCGCGGGCACGCGCCGGTTCTTCGAGAAGCTTGCGGGGGCCTATGGCGACTTCGTCCTGAATCCCGGTTTCTCCGTCCTCATCGAGGAACTCTCGCCGGGCGAGGCCCGCGATCTGAGTGGAGGTCCGCGGCTCGAAGCCCACAAGACGCCGCACACCGACGAGAGCGTGGCGTGGCGGCTCGACGGCGAGTCGTTCAGCTTCGGGTACACGGGCGACACGGGGCCGTCCACGGAACTGGGCTCGTTCATGCGTGGCGTGAGCGCCCTCGTCTGCGAGTGCTCGCTCCCCGACGCGCAGGCGACGGACAACCACCTGTCGCCCGCCCGCGTCGCCGAGTTGGCGGCCGCCGCGTGCCCGCGTCTTCTCGTGCTCACGCACGTCTACCCGCACCTCCGAACAGGCCACGACGTTCCCCGTCTCGTGGCCGAGGCCGGATACGCCGGCGCTACGCGCGTCGCCACGGAGGGACTCCGGGTCTCGTTGACGAACGGGTGA